From the genome of Haloarcula taiwanensis:
AGGCCTCGACGTGACCGTCCCGTCGCTCACCACCGGTGATGACTACGAGACGCTCGCGGCCCGCTACAACGACATCTTCGAACTCGGCTACAGCGAGTACACCGACCGCACCGACGGCTCGCTGGAGGCCGAGGGGCCGCCAGTCCCGCTGTACGAGTCCAAATACCGGCCGGACCACTCCTGGAACGACGTGAATCTCGACCTCTCGCGGGCCTACAGCCACTACGGCCTCGAAATCGACCAGGAGACCCGGGACAACCACGACGCCGTGACCTACGAACTGGAGTTCGCGGGCTACCTGGCCCGCCGGGAAGCCGCCATCGGAGACGACGCCGCAAGTGCCAGGCTTGACTTCCACGACCGCCACCTCGGCCACGCCGCGGCCGGCGTCGCCGACCGGCTGGCCGACGAGCCGGGGACCGACATCTACGGCGGCTTCGGCGAACTGCTGGAGGCGTTCGTCCGGGCCGACCGAAACGACCTCGCGGACCGACTGGAGGGGAAGCGATGACAGCCACCTTCCAGCAGCGAGTCCGGCCGCTACTGCTCGGCGGGGACCGCTCGCTCGCGGACCTCGCGGTCGGCACGGCGGCCGTCGCGGTGGCCGCCCGCTACCTCGCGGTTCTGTTCGTCAACGCGCCGGGATACGGGGTCCCGGTCGCGCCCGGCCCGTTGACGGTCGCGTCCACGGCCGTCGTCGCCGCCGCGGCGGTCACCGTCGCCGTCACCGACGCCGACCCGGCCGCCGGCGTCGGCCTGCTGTTCGTCGGCGTGTTCGGCCTGCTGTCGGTCGTCAGTAGCGCTGTGGCGCTCCCGGCGGCCGCCGCCGTCGTCCTCGGGACGGCGACGGTCGCGGCGGTCTCGGGCCGACGGCTGGACCCCGTCTCGGCGGCCGCGTCCGCCCTGCTCGTCGCGGCGCTGAGCGTCGGGCTGGCGAGCGGCGTCGGCGGCTGGACGGGGCTCCGACCGGCGGCCTCGACCGCGGCGCTGCTCGGGGTCGCGGCGACGCCGGCGTTCGCCGCGACGGACTGGCGATCGCTGTCGACGGCGGACTGGGGCGCGATACTCGGCGGCGTCGCCGCCTTCGCCGTCGTCCTCGCGGTCGGCCGCGCCGTCCCGTTCGTCACCGGCGCGGTCACGCTCACCGGCAGCGGCGTTGTCGGAACGAGCCTCCCGGTGGTAGCACTGGCCGCGGCCGGCGCGGTGACGACGGCCAGCGCCGCCAGCCGGACCCGCCGCTGGACGCTGCTTGCCGGCGTCGCGCTGGTCGCGTTCGCCGGCGTCCCGGCCTCGCTCCCGCGGGCGCTCCCGTTCGCGCTCGGGGTCGCCGCGCTCACGCGCGGGGAGGGACAGCCATGACCGGGTGCCACGACGACGACGAGTTCGAGAAGCACCTCGAAGAGGACCCCGACCCGCAACTGGACCCCGAGCGCAGCCCGGGCCTGCACACCGACATCGAGGCGCTAGAGGACATCGAGGTGAGCCGCGAAGACGTGACCATCGGCGAGGCGACGCCGGAGGAACTGGCCGCGAGCGACACCGAACCTGTCGAGGACGACGCGGCGGCGTCGCTGCTGTCCGACATCGAACACGGGGAAAAGACCGAGCGCCGCCGCGCCGCGCTCGAACTCAAAGACCGCGCGTCCACCGGCGAAATCGTGGCGGCACTGGCCCGCGCCGCGACGACCGACGACGACAGCGACGTGCGCCAGTTCGCCGTCGAGGCGCTGACCGCCCACGGCGGTGAGCGGGCCGCAGCGGTGGCGGTGGAACTGCTTTCCGACCCCGACCCGTGGGTCCGGGCCGAAGCCGTCGTCACGCTCGACAACGTCGACCGCGAGGCCCACGAAGAGGATATCGCGGCCGCTATACACGACGACCACCACGCGGTCCGGCGCAACGCGGCCATCTCGCTGTTCAAACTCCGCGGCGAGGGGATGGCCGACCTGCTGTTAGAGCAGAGCCGGGACGACAGCGAGCGGGTCCGCGAGTGGGCCGCGCACATGCTCGGCGGCGTCGACGAGGACCGCGCTCGCGAGCGACTCCGCGAACTCACCGACGACCCGGCAACCGTGGTCCGCCAGACCGCCGAGCGGTCCCTCGAAGCGGACCCCGGACGGTTCCGCCGACAGTTCGGCGGCGCGCTGGAGAACGACGCCCGACTCCTGCCCGGCGAAGACAGACTCAATCGGATGCCCGACCTCTGACGATGACTGACGGAACGCCCACCACACTGACCGACCGTATCGAAGCCGCACTGCGAGACGTGCGCGACCCGAACGCCGACCTCTCCGTGTTCGACGCGGGCTTCGTCGAGAACATCGACGCGGCCAACGGCGACGTGACGATCGAGGCCGACCTGACCGCGCTGGACGGCCAGACGAGCACGCAGGTCGTCCAGGCGATGCTCCACGCGGTCGACGACGTGGACGGCGTCGACAGCGTCCACGTCGAACGGACGACGCCATCGAGCGAGGGGCAGGCCGGTGTCGAGTCGTTCGACCACGTTATCGCCGTCGCCAGCGCGAAGGGCGGCGTCGGCAAGTCGACGGTCGCCACGCATCTGGCCTGCGCGCTGGCCGCCGACAGCGACGTGGCGCTGTTCGACGCCGACATCCACGGCCCGAACGTCCCCGAGTTGCTTGACGTGAGCGGCCCGGTCCACTCCAGCGAGGAGGGCGACCCGCTCCCGGTCCGAGCGGGCGACATGGACGTGATGAGCGTCGGTCTGATGGAAAGCGGCGCGCCGCTGGCCTGGCGCGGCGCGATGGCCCACGACGCCCTCGACGATCTGTTCGAGAACACCGCATGGCGCAACGACGAGATACTGGTGCTTGACCTGCCCCCCGGAACCGGTGACGTGGTGCTGACGACGCTACAGGAGGTCCCCGTCGACGGAGTCGTCGTCGTGACGACGCCGTTTCACGCCAGCGTCAGCGACACCAGCCGAACGGTCGAGCTGTTCCGCGACAACGACGTGCCGGTCCTGGGAACCGTCGTCAACATGGCCGAATACGTCTGTGATTGCTGTGGCGAGCCCAACGACCTGTTCACCGGTAGTGCGCTTGAAGACCTCGATGCCGAGGTGCTGGCCGAACTCCCGTTCTCGCAGGACCTGCAGGAAACGCCAGTGCCCGGCGACGTGCCCAGCGCGGTCAGCGATTTGGGGGATGCCGTGGAATCGGCCCTCGACACCGCCGGCGAGGTGGGCGTCGAACCAACCGCCGATATCCGGGGCCTGCCGCCACAGGAACGCAAGGATCTGGTTCGAGAGCAGTTCACCGCGCTGGACAGCGGCGAGTCGTTCGTCCTCGTCAGCGACCGCGACCCGACGCCGGTCGGACAGTTCCTGGGCCGGCTCGCGGAGGCCCCGCGAGAAGCCTTCGACCCGTTCGAGGTCCGCCGAGAGACACCGTCCGACTGGGTGCTGGAGACTGTCAAGCCGTAGGACGGTCGCTGGCAGTCGACAGTGATAGCCGGGGACATACCTCGCGGGCAGGACTAAAGGCATAATTGTCCGCACCCGTAGTAGTAGCATAATGACCGCGATACTCGTGACAGCGGGTCGACTCCCCCGGGGTCGCGCACGCACCGTGCCCCGGCGGGTCGGAGGGGTAGCGTGACCGACGCGTTTGCGGTGATGAACGCTATCGGGCTGGTCGGGTTCGCGTTCGTCGGCGCGGCGAAGGCTGTCGAGGAGCGCTACGACGTGTTCGGCGTCACGGTCGTCGGCGTGATGACGGCGCTGGGTGGCGGGACGACGCGGGACCTGCTGTTGAACCGCGTTCCGAACTCCCTGCAGTCGCCCGGCGAAGTGGCCCTGTCGCTCCTCGGCGTCGCCGCCGCCGTTTTGCTCGTGCATTTCCTCGACGACGGCCACCAGCATCCGGTCGTCCTGACGGCCGACGCCATCGGGCTGGCGGCGTTCACCACCACCGGAGCGCTGCTGGGTCATCAGGCCGGCCTCCCGGTGTTTGCCGTCGTCGCGCTGGCGACGGTCAACGCGGCCGGCGGCGGCGCGATATCGGACCTGCTGCTGGGCCGGACGCCGTTCATCCTCCGCGAGGACTTCTACGCGTCCTGTGCCGTTATCGGTGGTCTCGCCTTCTGGGCGCTGGCACAGATGGGCGTGCCGCTCAGCGTAGCATCGGCCGGGTGCGCGCTCGCGGTGCTGTTGGCCCGGGGGCTGGGCATCGGTCGCGGATGGTCGCTCCCGACGGTGCAGGCGTGGGAACGACGCGACGCACAGTAGGACCGCGCCGCCGCTCCGGATTCTCGTCTGTCATGCCCCGCTCTCCTGCATCCGCTGGGCTTCGTCGCTGTGACCGACTGTGCGACCGCCTGCGGGAGCTGTCTCTCGTACTCGTCGCGATGGCGATGACGGCGCACACGACTCTGAGCGGGTATTGACCGCGAAAATGGATGAGGAAACAGTCAGCCGCCGCGACGAACCCGGTCAGTGCCCCGCAGGTCCGCTATTGCCCGAGCATCTCCCGGGTCGTGGCTGCCAGTGACGCGTAGAACGCTTCGCGTGTCTCTGCCTCGACGTGGCCGAGGAACTCGTCAGCCCACGCATCAAGATGCTCCGCACGGAACTGGGAAAGCCGTTCGTCGAGACCCGCTTCTGCCAGATAAGCGGCGAACTCCAGTTCGGTCGCAATGTGGTCGGGGAGGTCCGGATGGTCGGCCGCAGGCTGGACGCCGAACTCCCGGTACCAGCGCACGACAGCCATCGTAGCTGGTCCCTTGACCGGGCCGAGTTCGTCCGGGTCGTCGCCGTCGCGATAGACGCTCTCGTAGGGTGGACACGGTGGCCCTTCCGGCCCGATAAACAGCCGGGTGTACTCGGCGCTGAGACGGCGAAGGTCAACAGAGCCAACGTCGCCGACTACCGGGACCAGTTCGCCGGTCTCGACGGCTTCGACCAACTGTTCGGTCGGTTCCCGCCAGCATTCGGCGAGGACGGCGTAGGTCGCTGCGGCGTCCGAGCGGAATCCGTCGCTGTCTGTGCTGCGCTCGGATGCTCGCTCACGCTTGGCGGGGGCATCAGTCTGTCCAGTCATTGTCGCTCCTGTCGACCGCCGTCAGTCGCGTACGACTCCGGTCTCTCGACTCGCTGAATCGGGACGTATTTCAGGCCGAGCGTGACGATGAGTGCGCCGAAGGCGACGATACCGAGGGTGACAACCACCTCGACCAGCGTCGGGGTGTAGGCCCCCGCAGTCGCCCAGATGTCTGTCGTGATGCCGGCGTACTCGCCACCGGTCGAGATGCCCGGTGGGAGGTCGATGTTAGCGACTTCGTATCCCGTGAACACCAGCCGGATCCCTTCGAACATCGTGCCGAAGACCGCGAGGAGGCTCGCGGTGAAGATGACCGACACGCGCTTCCGAAGCGATGGAATCATCAGCATGATGAGCGGGACTGCCCCGCCGACGACGGTCCAGAGCCAGAAGTAGACGGACTCGCCGATGAGGAAGCTGCTGGTGATGGCCCAGAACTCGAAGTGGTTCGCCCAGGCGTGGGGCAGTCGCTCGGCCGCAAGCAGGTAGACCACGTGCAGCGCGAGGAAGATGCCGAGTATCTTCCCGAGACTCGTGAGTTCCTCGCGGTCGACCTCGTAGTTCGTGAGCCGGTCTGCGAGTACCGACACGACCAGCAACAGCCCGAGCCCGGAGACAAGCGCCTTGGCGATGAACACCGGTGCGACGAGGGGGCTGAACCAGTCGCCACGTCCGATCTGCGTCGCGAAGATCCACCCGGTCACTGAGTGGAGTGCGACGGCGGTCGGGAGGGCGAGTGCCGCGGTCCAGAACATGAGCGTGCGGTCACGCTTGCGTCCGGCGTCGGTGTCATCGACACCCAGTGCGAGCGGCGACCCCCGCGCAGCAAGGTCGCGGCGAGTCAAGAGCCACAGATACCAGAGGTTTAGCACGCCATAGAGGATGACAATGCCGAAGTCCCACACCATCGGCGAGCGGAAGTCCGGCGAGGTGACAAACTGGTAGAGCCGCTCGGGCCGCCCGATGTCCGGGAGGATGAGCAGGCCCGCGACGGTGATACAGGCGAGACTGACCAGCACGCCGAGCCGTGCGAACCCCTCGTAGCGGTGTGAATGGAAGAACTTCGGTGCGCTGGAGATGATGAGCCCCCCGGCAGACAGCCCGACGAACAGGACGAACATCATGATGTACAGCCCCCACGAGAAGACGTTGCGCATCCCCGTGGCGACCAGCCCAGTGGTAAGTTGGTAGCCCCAGGCTGCCAGTCCAGCGACCATGAGGGTCGCGAGCAGCCCGAGCCACAGCTTTCCTTTCGTCCCGAAGGCCGGAATCGCGATCCGTGACGAGTCAGCGGCCATCAGTCATCACCTCCGGACCCCACTGCCGGGACGTGTGGATCTGCATCACCCTCGATGGAGTGGTGGCTGCCACCCGAGCCGCTACTGTCGCTGCCACCGGCCTCAGATGGCACGTCCTCGGTCCCATCGGACCACGGAGAAACATCGTCGAGTTCGCTCTCCATCTTATCCGACGTCTGCGGCCGACCGGGACTCATCTCGCCGCTGATGTAGTGCGTCTTCGGGTCCGTTCCGCGGTCTTCGAGGAGCTGGTCCGTCTCGTACTCGTTGATGTACTTCGAGACGGTACTCCCCTCGTCGTCGAGGTCGCCGAAGATGCGTGCGTCGGCCGGGCAGTTGACGACACAGGCCGGGTCGAGTCCCTCGTCGACGCGGTGGCTACAGAACGTACACTTCTCGACGACGCCCTGTGGCCGCGCGGCAACGTCGCCCGTCCCCTCCTCGGGCATCTGCTCGGGTTCGTCCCAGTTGAACACCCGCGCGTTGTACGGGCAGGCGGCCATACAGTAGCGACAGCCGATGCACTTGTCGTAGTCGATCTCGACGATCCCGTCGTCCCGGGTGTACGTCGCGTTGACCGGACAGACCTTCACGCAGGGGGCGTTTTCGCAGTGCTGGCACGCCGTCGGCTGGTACTCCATATCCAGCGACCCGCTCCCCCCGTCTTCGGGATAGCCACCGGACGGGGTGTCGATCTTGTCGCCGCCCTCCGTCAGGACACGGTTCCAGAACTGTCCCATCGGGACGTTGTTCTCCTGTTTACACGACACTGCGCATGCCTGACAGCCGATACACCGCTCCTGGTCGATTACTAGGCCGTAGTTCGTCATCGTTAGTCACCTCCTGCGCGTGGTGCGTCGGCACCTGCTCCGCGCGGGTTATCGGCTTCGTACTTGTCTGTGTCGACATCATCGGGGGCGGGTTCGACTTCGACCCGGACGTCGTAGAACGCCATCGTCTGGCCGACCTCACTGACCTCGTTGTGCGTGAGGTCGTTGTGGTGGCCCGCGATGTAGTCGCGTGACCACCATCCCTGGTCAGTGTTTACCAGCCCCGGTTGGAACGCCTCGTTGTACTTCGCCTTCACGATCATCTCGCCGCGGTCGTTGTACACCCGGACGTACTCGCCGTCCTCGATGCCGCGGGCCTTCGCATCCGACGGATGGATGTCCAGCTGTGGTTCGGGGTTGACCTCACGCACCCAGTTCAGCATCTCGTACTGCGAGTGGATTCGGAACCGACTGTGCTTCTGCATGAACATCAGCGGGTACTCGTCGGCCTTCTCGTAGTCGTCGGCTGTCCGGTCTTCGAGTGGCCGCGGGAGGTCGAACGTCACGCCCTCCTCGCTCGGGGCGTCATCGTCGTACATCTTGATTCGCCCCGTGTCGGTGGGGAACGCATCGGTGAACTTGACGATGGGAATGTTCTGCTTCTTCTGTGTGCCCTGCTCGGACAGCGTCTCGAAGTCGATGGCGTCGTCCCGGCTGGCGAGTTCCCGGAGCAGTTCACGTTTTGTCTCCGGGAAGTAATCACCAAATCCAAGTCGCTCCGCGAGCCCGCGGATCGCGTAGTAGTCATCTCTGGCCTCCCACATCGGCTCCTGGACCTTGTGTCGATAGCTGATGTGTGGATGGGACCCCCAGCTGGAAACGATGTCCTCCTGTTCGAACCAGTGTGGGACCGGGAAGATTATGTCTGCATGCTGGACCGTATCCGTGTGATGCATGTCCGCGACGACGAACATCTCGAGGCTCTTGATAGCCTCTCTGAACCGCTGTCGGTCCGGGAACTGGTTGCCCATCATGTTCGACTCGATTGAGTAAACGGCCCTGACCTTGTGCGGGTCACCGTCGATCATCGCGTCCGGGTAGTCGGAGAAGCGCACCGATGGTCCGGGATCAGCATCTTCGGGCGTACTCCAGCCGCCGGTACTGAGCGTTGCACCGCCGGAGTGGTGCGCGTGGATGTTTCCGTGCCGGCCGTAGTCACCGGTCAGCCCCATCAGCATCGCATAGGTCTGGCCGAAGATGTGCCCGTGTTTGTACCGCCCGAGCGCGTAGCTCGGGGCGATGCCACCGGGGCCACGAGTCGCCAGCCACCGGACTGCAGTGCGGATGTTCTCCGCGTCGACACCAGTCTGCTCGGCGACTTCCGACGGCGCGTAGTCAGCTACGTGGTCTCGGAGTCTGGTCAGTGCCGTCTCACACTCGATGCCGTCGACAGTGAACTCCCCGAACAGCGCATACGGGCCGTCGGTCTCGGGTTCGAGTTCGACTGCCGTGTTACTTCCCTGTTCGACAGCGACGACCTGATCATCACTGCCGTCGTCGAAGACAGTGCTCGACTTGAGCAGGTCGCCGGTATCTTTCCGGACTAGCGCAGGACCGGTCGTCCGCTGCCGAAGGAACTGTTCGTCGTACGTCCCGTCCTCGAAGACGGTGTGCATCATCGCAAGCGCGAGATGCACGTCTTTCCCGGGTTTGACCGGGAGCCACAGGTCGGCTTTCGATGCCGTCGTCGTGTACACTGGGTCGACCACGACGAGCTTCGCCCCGTTCTCGACGGCATCGAGCACCTCCGAGGCGTCCATCTGGAACTGG
Proteins encoded in this window:
- a CDS encoding dimethyl sulfoxide reductase, whose protein sequence is MTDDDGVYRRDVLKASGAAAALGLGGGEFFQTLVESGDGTGPSNRDSGIESYVGQNEVIQTVCSPNCRGKCPIDVHVRDGQVKKVEPHPPEDEQYKRACVLGLSHTQRVYDPTRLKYPMKRTDWSPDEPNPDGRGPDAAFERVSWDEALDLVADKMQSLKADFGPESVLFHVGFGNYGQSGTAFSRLASLFGSTQPASTIDTNVGRGFNRVTGTGFYLPSTNEAEDWENANTIIVWGSDLFSSQFQMDASEVLDAVENGAKLVVVDPVYTTTASKADLWLPVKPGKDVHLALAMMHTVFEDGTYDEQFLRQRTTGPALVRKDTGDLLKSSTVFDDGSDDQVVAVEQGSNTAVELEPETDGPYALFGEFTVDGIECETALTRLRDHVADYAPSEVAEQTGVDAENIRTAVRWLATRGPGGIAPSYALGRYKHGHIFGQTYAMLMGLTGDYGRHGNIHAHHSGGATLSTGGWSTPEDADPGPSVRFSDYPDAMIDGDPHKVRAVYSIESNMMGNQFPDRQRFREAIKSLEMFVVADMHHTDTVQHADIIFPVPHWFEQEDIVSSWGSHPHISYRHKVQEPMWEARDDYYAIRGLAERLGFGDYFPETKRELLRELASRDDAIDFETLSEQGTQKKQNIPIVKFTDAFPTDTGRIKMYDDDAPSEEGVTFDLPRPLEDRTADDYEKADEYPLMFMQKHSRFRIHSQYEMLNWVREVNPEPQLDIHPSDAKARGIEDGEYVRVYNDRGEMIVKAKYNEAFQPGLVNTDQGWWSRDYIAGHHNDLTHNEVSEVGQTMAFYDVRVEVEPAPDDVDTDKYEADNPRGAGADAPRAGGD
- a CDS encoding ATP-binding protein is translated as MTDGTPTTLTDRIEAALRDVRDPNADLSVFDAGFVENIDAANGDVTIEADLTALDGQTSTQVVQAMLHAVDDVDGVDSVHVERTTPSSEGQAGVESFDHVIAVASAKGGVGKSTVATHLACALAADSDVALFDADIHGPNVPELLDVSGPVHSSEEGDPLPVRAGDMDVMSVGLMESGAPLAWRGAMAHDALDDLFENTAWRNDEILVLDLPPGTGDVVLTTLQEVPVDGVVVVTTPFHASVSDTSRTVELFRDNDVPVLGTVVNMAEYVCDCCGEPNDLFTGSALEDLDAEVLAELPFSQDLQETPVPGDVPSAVSDLGDAVESALDTAGEVGVEPTADIRGLPPQERKDLVREQFTALDSGESFVLVSDRDPTPVGQFLGRLAEAPREAFDPFEVRRETPSDWVLETVKP
- a CDS encoding molecular chaperone; its protein translation is MASTPADSIDDLDETAAARGAVYATLAKAFEYPEESFHSAAADGTLEADLQACLDRTGLDVTVPSLTTGDDYETLAARYNDIFELGYSEYTDRTDGSLEAEGPPVPLYESKYRPDHSWNDVNLDLSRAYSHYGLEIDQETRDNHDAVTYELEFAGYLARREAAIGDDAASARLDFHDRHLGHAAAGVADRLADEPGTDIYGGFGELLEAFVRADRNDLADRLEGKR
- a CDS encoding molybdopterin oxidoreductase, whose product is MAADSSRIAIPAFGTKGKLWLGLLATLMVAGLAAWGYQLTTGLVATGMRNVFSWGLYIMMFVLFVGLSAGGLIISSAPKFFHSHRYEGFARLGVLVSLACITVAGLLILPDIGRPERLYQFVTSPDFRSPMVWDFGIVILYGVLNLWYLWLLTRRDLAARGSPLALGVDDTDAGRKRDRTLMFWTAALALPTAVALHSVTGWIFATQIGRGDWFSPLVAPVFIAKALVSGLGLLLVVSVLADRLTNYEVDREELTSLGKILGIFLALHVVYLLAAERLPHAWANHFEFWAITSSFLIGESVYFWLWTVVGGAVPLIMLMIPSLRKRVSVIFTASLLAVFGTMFEGIRLVFTGYEVANIDLPPGISTGGEYAGITTDIWATAGAYTPTLVEVVVTLGIVAFGALIVTLGLKYVPIQRVERPESYATDGGRQERQ
- a CDS encoding 4Fe-4S ferredoxin yields the protein MTNYGLVIDQERCIGCQACAVSCKQENNVPMGQFWNRVLTEGGDKIDTPSGGYPEDGGSGSLDMEYQPTACQHCENAPCVKVCPVNATYTRDDGIVEIDYDKCIGCRYCMAACPYNARVFNWDEPEQMPEEGTGDVAARPQGVVEKCTFCSHRVDEGLDPACVVNCPADARIFGDLDDEGSTVSKYINEYETDQLLEDRGTDPKTHYISGEMSPGRPQTSDKMESELDDVSPWSDGTEDVPSEAGGSDSSGSGGSHHSIEGDADPHVPAVGSGGDD
- a CDS encoding cytoplasmic chaperone TorD family protein, which encodes MTGQTDAPAKRERASERSTDSDGFRSDAAATYAVLAECWREPTEQLVEAVETGELVPVVGDVGSVDLRRLSAEYTRLFIGPEGPPCPPYESVYRDGDDPDELGPVKGPATMAVVRWYREFGVQPAADHPDLPDHIATELEFAAYLAEAGLDERLSQFRAEHLDAWADEFLGHVEAETREAFYASLAATTREMLGQ
- a CDS encoding protein phosphatase, which codes for MTGCHDDDEFEKHLEEDPDPQLDPERSPGLHTDIEALEDIEVSREDVTIGEATPEELAASDTEPVEDDAAASLLSDIEHGEKTERRRAALELKDRASTGEIVAALARAATTDDDSDVRQFAVEALTAHGGERAAAVAVELLSDPDPWVRAEAVVTLDNVDREAHEEDIAAAIHDDHHAVRRNAAISLFKLRGEGMADLLLEQSRDDSERVREWAAHMLGGVDEDRARERLRELTDDPATVVRQTAERSLEADPGRFRRQFGGALENDARLLPGEDRLNRMPDL
- a CDS encoding phosphate ABC transporter permease is translated as MTATFQQRVRPLLLGGDRSLADLAVGTAAVAVAARYLAVLFVNAPGYGVPVAPGPLTVASTAVVAAAAVTVAVTDADPAAGVGLLFVGVFGLLSVVSSAVALPAAAAVVLGTATVAAVSGRRLDPVSAAASALLVAALSVGLASGVGGWTGLRPAASTAALLGVAATPAFAATDWRSLSTADWGAILGGVAAFAVVLAVGRAVPFVTGAVTLTGSGVVGTSLPVVALAAAGAVTTASAASRTRRWTLLAGVALVAFAGVPASLPRALPFALGVAALTRGEGQP